The Xenorhabdus poinarii G6 nucleotide sequence TGAATGATGCACATAATGCATTGATGGCGATACCTGCAAGTAGTAGTTTTGACAGATTACCGTGGTTATATTTGTTAAGAATAAATATCAGGGATGATACCCATAAACTGCCAATAAAAGCAGCAACAATATGCCCGTATAACGCGATGCTGGCGGGTAGACTGAAAGGCAGAACAATCACCATAGCGACAGTCAATGCCGCCCCGCTACTGATCCCTAGTAAGCCCGGGTCAGCCAGAGGATTGCGAAATAACCCTTGCATTATGGCACCGGATACAGCCAGTGCAATGCCGACCAGGATCGCCAGCAAGATACGTGGTAATCGAATGTTTAACCAAATCTGCCACTGAGTGTCCTCCAAAGAGGACTCCCACAGTGTTTTAAAGGAAAGCGGTAATGCTCCCATATTTGCTGAGCTGATTGCTAAAAAGAACAGCAACACCCCCAGGATCATCAAACCCAAAGTGGGGGATTGAGAACGACTCATTGCACTTTCTCCGCAACATCACGGACTTGTTTCATCACCGTTGGTGTTTGCAAACTAAACCCAAGCAAACCCATTTCATCAACTACCACAACCTGTTTTTTCTTTCCAGCTGGCGTGAAACTTAATCCGGGAAGCTGCCAGACTTTATCCATCCCCCCCAACGTTTTTAGCCCTTCGGTGCTGATCAGTAACAAATCTGGTTTACTGGCAATAACCCCTTCCTGCGATAATGGACGGTATCCTTTAAAGCCTTGCATGGCATTTTTTGCACCAAGGGTGCGGATAATCTGATCTGCTGCTGTTTCTTGCCCCGCCGCCATTGGCATGATACCACCGTGACTCATGACAAAAACGATTTTAGTGGGAATCGCAGACGTGGTTATGCTGGCTAACTGTTGCCGATATTGGGCAACCAGTTCCTGACCCCGTTTTTCCTGGTTGACCGCCCTGGCGACGGTCATAATTTTTTCAGGAACGGCTTCTAACGAGGTTTCGCTGGTCACTTTAATGACTTTTACACCCGAATCTTCAACTTGCTTGAGTGCCAGAGAAGGCTGAGCTGATTCACTGGTGATCACCAGTGAGGGGCGCATGGATAAAATCCCTTCTGCATTCAACATTCTCATATACCCGATATCGGGTAGAGAAAGCAGTGCTTTGGGGTTTAGGCTGGTGCTGTCCCTTGCAACAACATGCTGTCCTTCGCCAAGAGCAAAAACAATTTCAGACACATCGCCACCAATTGTCACAATGCGTTCAGTAGAGAACGCGTTGCAAGAGAGGGTCAGCATAAATGTTAGAAGCCATTTTTTCATGCTAGACACGTTTCCTGTTCTGGTTGCAGTTTAGGCAAAGCGGCGATCTGTTCGCGCCATTGGGCTTGTTCAGGCGTGCCTTCAGTACGCTGACCATACAGTTGGGCGATTTGATTGCCATTTGCATCAAATAATTCCAGGCTGGTGACAAAACCACAGTCTGTTGGTTTGCGGGTTACCCAACTTTCGGCAATAGCACTTTCAATCAGATGCAGAGTGAAATTGTGGTTGAAAATGTTGAGCCATTTTTGATGAGAATTTTCTGCCTGATAAGGCATCAGACGCGCCAGTTTGCCGGTGAAAATCTGAACACAACCACGGTTTCCGACAAAGATCATGATTTCATTTTGATCTTGATGAGCGACTTCAACAAGTTTAGTTAATGCTGAATTATCAACACGATATGCCAAGTCCTCTTTCACTGCGTTGAAAATTTGTTGGCGATTAAGATTGTGGCGTTTCATCATGATAAAGAATTGATGAACGTCAGTCATTGCGCGCCATTCTTCATCTAGCTGTACTTTCAGTTGGTCGGTGACTTCCGCATGCTCAGGGATTTCTTCCGGCTGGATCACCAGAGCAGGATTTTCATTGGTCTGGTATTTTTCGATCAGGGCTTCCCATGCAGCCATGTCAGTATTACGGGTTGCATAAACTTTATGTAATGCATCACCCTGGCGATCAAAAAATTGAATGCTGTGGCGCAGACCATTTTGAGCTGGTTCAACTAAAGAGAAAACGCTACTCCAGTGGTCAAAGAATAGGCGTAGGTCAAGCTCACGTGGGTTGAGGATCAAACCGACATGTGGGCTGAATTTTGTATTCTCGTAGCGTCCAATATGTTCATGAACGGCGAAGTCATTACGGGTAATCGCCTTGGTTTCACCAACTGCGGCCAGTTCCTGAAGCAGAGTAGGCGCATCAATATTTAAACGCTTTGCATCAATACCGACACGGCTATGCAATAACTCTCCTTCGCTGACATTAAGATAAGCGGCCAGATCGCGTGCGTATTTGGCTTTGTTTTCTGCTTTGGCTTGTAAGTAACGTTCATAAAGAGTTGGATTCACAGTTGCTAGCTCCTTGAAAAGGGTGTTTAAAGATCATTTTTTTACAATAATACTGCTTGTTATTTACCACTGGTAGCTGACGAACAATTTCGCATTACGGCCACGCTGTAGTGCCCCTTGTGATGAGTAATAGGCTTTATCAAAAGCATTACCCAGTACAACGGAGGTAGTCAGCCCTTTGAATGTGTCATTGCCACGATAGCTGATATAGAAATCGTTCACCCCGTAACCTGTGTATTAATACAAATAACCGAACAT carries:
- a CDS encoding hemin-degrading factor, yielding MNPTLYERYLQAKAENKAKYARDLAAYLNVSEGELLHSRVGIDAKRLNIDAPTLLQELAAVGETKAITRNDFAVHEHIGRYENTKFSPHVGLILNPRELDLRLFFDHWSSVFSLVEPAQNGLRHSIQFFDRQGDALHKVYATRNTDMAAWEALIEKYQTNENPALVIQPEEIPEHAEVTDQLKVQLDEEWRAMTDVHQFFIMMKRHNLNRQQIFNAVKEDLAYRVDNSALTKLVEVAHQDQNEIMIFVGNRGCVQIFTGKLARLMPYQAENSHQKWLNIFNHNFTLHLIESAIAESWVTRKPTDCGFVTSLELFDANGNQIAQLYGQRTEGTPEQAQWREQIAALPKLQPEQETCLA
- a CDS encoding heme/hemin ABC transporter substrate-binding protein, coding for MKKWLLTFMLTLSCNAFSTERIVTIGGDVSEIVFALGEGQHVVARDSTSLNPKALLSLPDIGYMRMLNAEGILSMRPSLVITSESAQPSLALKQVEDSGVKVIKVTSETSLEAVPEKIMTVARAVNQEKRGQELVAQYRQQLASITTSAIPTKIVFVMSHGGIMPMAAGQETAADQIIRTLGAKNAMQGFKGYRPLSQEGVIASKPDLLLISTEGLKTLGGMDKVWQLPGLSFTPAGKKKQVVVVDEMGLLGFSLQTPTVMKQVRDVAEKVQ